TGAGCGGAAGCCAGAAGGGTTTCGACCGTGTCAAGGGCGACCAGATGGGTATGTGTGCTACCGTTATCAATTCCCTGGCATTGAGCAGCGCACTCGGAGCCTTGGGTGTTAAGAACAAGGTGCTTACTGCCATCCGCATGGAGCCTATCGGCGAATTCTACACCAAGTGGAAGGCGATTGAGGCGATGGAGGCAGGCTATATCTGCATCTTCTCTGCAGGTACAGGTAGTCCATACTTCACTACCGATACCGGTTCTTCTCTCCGTGGTATCGAAATCGAGGCTGACGTGATGCTCAAGGGTACCCGTGTAGACGGCATCTATACCGCCGACCCAGAGAAGGATCCTACAGCTACCAAGTTCAAGGACATTACCTATGATGAGATTTACACCAAGGGCTTGAAGGTAATGGATTTGACTGCTACCACCATGTGTAAGGAAAACAACCTTCCTATCTACGTGTTCAATATGGATGTTGTAGGTAACCTCAAGAAGGTGATGGATGGTGAGGAGATTGGTACGCTCGTACACAACTAAACTTCTCTCAACAGGAAGAAAAAAGCAAATGCGACTGGATTCACATCTAGCCGCATTTTTCAATTAACAATCTTACTAAAACTGTATATCCCAATAAAGGGAATTTCTTCTATTTCGTCTTCTTCAGATAAATAATCGCCGAGATGATGACGTATGCCACGATGACAAGCCACCAGCCGGTGAGGAAACCGATCAGACCATCAAGTGCTACCGATGTAGCGAGGATGATGATGGTGAGCGCGGCAAAGCCATATTTCACCTCATTGCCCTTGAAGCCCCACTGCTTGAACTTCAAGGCGAAAAGAGGCATCTCGCAAACCAGCAGATAGCTGGTGATGAGAATCAGAGCCAGAATGATGAATACCGACCATGAATATCCTTCGAGCCAGCTTGGATTGAACACAATCAGCGAACCCCAAAACAGGGCGTTGGCTGGTGTAGGAACACCGATGAAAGAGGTAGTCTGACGCTCATCAAG
This Segatella copri DSM 18205 DNA region includes the following protein-coding sequences:
- a CDS encoding CDP-alcohol phosphatidyltransferase family protein, which translates into the protein MSIKKHIPNTITCCNLVSGCIATSFAFGGNPRMALLWIIIGAVFDFFDGMSARLLHVSSPIGKELDSLADDVTFGVAPATIVFSQLFVMEYPGFLEPLRPWLPYAAFIIAAFSALRLAKFNLDERQTTSFIGVPTPANALFWGSLIVFNPSWLEGYSWSVFIILALILITSYLLVCEMPLFALKFKQWGFKGNEVKYGFAALTIIILATSVALDGLIGFLTGWWLVIVAYVIISAIIYLKKTK
- the pyrH gene encoding UMP kinase, encoding MAKFKRILLKLSGESLMGKQSFGIDPERLSDYAKQIKEVHEMGVQIGIVIGGGNIFRGLSGSQKGFDRVKGDQMGMCATVINSLALSSALGALGVKNKVLTAIRMEPIGEFYTKWKAIEAMEAGYICIFSAGTGSPYFTTDTGSSLRGIEIEADVMLKGTRVDGIYTADPEKDPTATKFKDITYDEIYTKGLKVMDLTATTMCKENNLPIYVFNMDVVGNLKKVMDGEEIGTLVHN